A window from Mycolicibacterium tokaiense encodes these proteins:
- a CDS encoding amidohydrolase family protein, which produces MIRSGAIDVHAHWLPQELFGLPPGSPLPALNGRDGQLHLGELPLSIATDAMSDPQRVLADTDAAGLGSRVLSAPPFAFPVTDDPGVDGYVGAFNDALAQVCHDSDGRLLGLGLVSLHDPDAARKQMATFDPAIRGIAVPPLLGNESFDRGPMRDIVGIAAEENLAVLVHPMQLPRPEWTSYYLVNLIGNPTETATAAAALVLGGVLEQHPDLRIAMLHGGGCAPALVGRWQHGWQARADVRSAGTAAPRDGFAKLWFDTLTHDGPALELLRAHADPTHLVCGSDYPFDMGVERPLDLPHSVGLDDDVLEANARRFLDLEGDTHV; this is translated from the coding sequence ATGATCCGCTCCGGCGCCATCGACGTGCACGCGCACTGGCTGCCGCAGGAGCTGTTCGGTCTGCCACCGGGTTCACCGCTGCCGGCACTCAACGGCCGCGACGGGCAACTGCATCTCGGTGAGCTGCCGCTGTCCATCGCCACCGACGCGATGAGTGACCCGCAGCGGGTGCTCGCCGACACCGACGCCGCCGGGCTGGGATCGCGGGTGCTCTCCGCGCCGCCGTTCGCCTTCCCGGTGACCGACGACCCCGGGGTCGACGGGTACGTGGGTGCGTTCAACGACGCGCTGGCCCAGGTGTGCCACGACAGCGACGGCCGGCTGCTGGGCCTGGGTCTGGTGTCGCTGCACGATCCCGACGCCGCCCGCAAGCAGATGGCCACCTTCGACCCGGCCATCCGCGGTATCGCGGTCCCGCCGCTGCTGGGCAACGAGTCCTTCGACCGGGGTCCGATGCGCGACATCGTGGGCATCGCCGCCGAGGAGAACCTGGCGGTGCTGGTGCATCCGATGCAACTGCCGCGCCCCGAGTGGACGTCCTACTACCTGGTCAACCTGATCGGCAATCCCACCGAGACGGCCACGGCCGCAGCAGCTCTGGTGCTGGGCGGGGTGCTGGAACAGCATCCGGACCTGCGCATCGCGATGCTGCACGGCGGCGGCTGCGCGCCCGCGCTGGTGGGTCGCTGGCAGCACGGCTGGCAGGCCCGCGCCGATGTGCGCAGCGCCGGCACCGCCGCACCGCGGGACGGCTTCGCCAAGTTGTGGTTCGACACCCTGACCCACGACGGGCCGGCACTCGAGCTGCTGCGCGCCCATGCCGACCCCACACACCTGGTGTGCGGCAGTGACTATCCGTTCGACATGGGTGTCGAACGGCCGCTTGATCTTCCCCACAGCGTGGGCCTGGACGACGACGTTCTGGAGGCCAACGCGCGACGGTTCCTCGATCTCGAAGGAGACACCCATGTCTGA
- a CDS encoding ABC transporter ATP-binding protein, with protein MASIEIRDLVKDYHDRKGNRTRVIDNIDLTISGETFVSVVGPSGSGKTTLLNIVSGIETHTSGTVSLRSGSRDARVGYVFQDPRLLPWRTVMANLGFVQHERPGWQDRAKHYLDLVGLSHCADRYPSQLSGGQQQRIGIARAFAVEPDVLLMDEPFSHLDAMTSRTLREHLERIWLESRRTVMFVTHDVTEAVQLSDRIIVLEPGGRVHEIIDVDLPRPRRASDPAVAMLQAEVLARFEKLEAAQVAQGSAA; from the coding sequence ATGGCGTCCATCGAAATCCGCGATCTGGTCAAGGACTACCACGACCGCAAGGGCAACCGCACCCGCGTCATCGACAACATCGACCTCACCATCTCCGGCGAGACGTTCGTCTCCGTCGTCGGCCCGTCCGGCAGTGGCAAGACCACCCTGCTGAACATCGTCTCCGGCATCGAGACCCACACCTCGGGCACCGTCAGCCTGCGCTCGGGCAGCCGGGACGCCCGGGTGGGATACGTCTTCCAGGATCCGCGGCTGCTGCCGTGGCGCACCGTGATGGCCAATCTCGGCTTCGTGCAACACGAGCGGCCCGGCTGGCAGGACCGCGCCAAGCACTACCTGGACCTGGTGGGCCTGTCACACTGCGCCGACCGCTACCCGTCCCAACTCTCCGGCGGCCAGCAGCAGCGCATCGGCATCGCCCGCGCCTTCGCCGTCGAACCCGACGTGCTGCTGATGGACGAGCCGTTCAGCCACCTGGATGCGATGACGTCCCGCACCCTGCGCGAACATCTGGAGCGCATCTGGCTGGAGTCGCGCCGCACCGTCATGTTCGTCACCCACGACGTCACCGAGGCCGTCCAATTGTCGGACCGCATCATCGTTCTCGAGCCGGGCGGACGCGTCCACGAGATCATCGACGTCGACCTGCCCCGTCCCCGCCGGGCCTCCGACCCCGCCGTGGCCATGCTGCAGGCCGAGGTGCTGGCCCGGTTCGAGAAGCTGGAGGCCGCGCAGGTGGCGCAGGGGAGTGCAGCATGA
- a CDS encoding ABC transporter permease, protein MTTLTRQVKAQGSSAVAIIASVLSILAVWQIAVVVGNRVPSAALTVERLAGEAAAGELWHNLALSANRFALGLVLALVVGTALGVLMGMSKLADLAFSDLNAAGLAIPAVIWALLTTMWFGFGWLTPVVTVFLSGLPFVVVNIAKATRAVPAELVLMARSFGVPSSYILRHIVAPAVAGSTVAAVRFAIMSAWNGLLLAEWFGSTSGVGWRSRYWYDANQLDGFFAWVLVFILVLVIADLLILGPIEKYATRWRTV, encoded by the coding sequence ATGACCACCTTGACCCGGCAGGTGAAGGCCCAGGGCTCCTCGGCCGTGGCCATCATCGCCTCCGTACTCAGCATCCTGGCGGTGTGGCAGATCGCGGTGGTGGTCGGCAACCGCGTGCCGTCGGCGGCCCTGACCGTCGAACGCCTGGCCGGCGAGGCCGCCGCCGGCGAACTCTGGCACAACCTGGCGTTGTCGGCCAACCGATTTGCCCTCGGCCTGGTGCTGGCGCTGGTGGTCGGTACCGCCCTGGGCGTGCTCATGGGCATGTCGAAACTCGCAGACCTGGCCTTCTCCGACCTCAACGCCGCCGGACTGGCCATACCCGCGGTGATCTGGGCGCTGCTGACCACCATGTGGTTCGGCTTCGGCTGGCTCACCCCGGTGGTCACGGTGTTCCTGTCCGGACTGCCGTTCGTGGTGGTCAACATCGCCAAGGCCACCCGCGCCGTACCCGCCGAACTGGTCTTGATGGCACGGTCTTTCGGGGTGCCCAGCTCCTACATCCTGCGTCACATCGTGGCGCCGGCGGTGGCCGGATCCACCGTGGCCGCGGTGCGCTTCGCCATCATGAGCGCGTGGAACGGCCTGTTGCTGGCCGAGTGGTTCGGCTCCACCTCCGGGGTCGGGTGGCGGTCACGCTACTGGTATGACGCCAACCAACTCGACGGCTTCTTCGCCTGGGTGCTGGTGTTCATCTTGGTGCTCGTCATCGCCGACCTGCTGATCCTCGGCCCCATCGAAAAGTACGCCACCCGCTGGCGCACGGTCTGA
- a CDS encoding ABC transporter permease produces MTQTISAPVRVPDEPKSRPSRGPRRWLVSGVALVLAVAAWAAIAAWIDDPILPAPLAVGEQIIEITVSGAAFTNFASSIAKIVAGFLIAMVVGLVVGFAMGRSRFMTTYFSLPLFVLGNMPGLTYAVFGLLIFGVGAGGPIVVSALVATPFIAINVAEGVRSVDGNLLAMCQAFERNRRDVLRHLYLPALATFVFAGVRYGFAMAWKVEALTEVFGASDGVGFMIRKAYQEFQVADMLAWTGLFIITMILIERGLAYAEARFFAWRKDLA; encoded by the coding sequence GTGACGCAGACGATCTCGGCGCCGGTGCGCGTGCCCGACGAGCCGAAATCCAGACCATCCAGGGGTCCCCGGCGGTGGCTGGTCTCCGGCGTCGCGCTGGTGCTCGCGGTGGCCGCCTGGGCTGCCATCGCCGCCTGGATCGATGACCCGATCCTGCCCGCACCGCTGGCCGTCGGCGAACAGATCATCGAGATCACGGTGTCTGGAGCGGCTTTCACCAACTTCGCCTCCAGCATCGCCAAGATCGTGGCGGGCTTCCTGATCGCGATGGTGGTGGGGCTGGTCGTCGGCTTTGCGATGGGCCGCAGCCGGTTCATGACCACCTACTTCTCGCTGCCGCTGTTCGTGCTCGGCAACATGCCGGGCCTGACCTATGCGGTGTTCGGCCTGCTGATCTTCGGGGTCGGTGCCGGCGGCCCCATCGTGGTGTCCGCTCTGGTGGCCACCCCGTTCATCGCCATCAACGTGGCCGAAGGCGTGCGCTCGGTGGACGGCAACCTGCTGGCGATGTGCCAGGCCTTCGAGCGCAACCGGCGCGACGTGCTGCGCCATCTGTATCTGCCCGCCCTGGCCACCTTCGTGTTCGCCGGTGTGCGCTACGGCTTCGCGATGGCGTGGAAGGTGGAGGCCCTCACCGAGGTGTTCGGCGCCAGCGACGGCGTGGGCTTCATGATCCGCAAGGCCTACCAGGAGTTCCAGGTGGCCGACATGCTGGCCTGGACCGGGCTGTTCATCATCACCATGATCCTGATCGAACGCGGCCTGGCCTACGCCGAGGCCCGCTTCTTCGCCTGGCGGAAGGACCTCGCATGA
- a CDS encoding ABC transporter substrate-binding protein, with the protein MRRHTQVAMALAAVATTIFTSGCSAGLGGPASSRAAQDGEIRFTFAPDPIWDYMHDTGLVDEWEEQTGYTIETSATWDEFGLFAGGHADIISTASFEVPYLEEQTQRETVIIGRYNAERSRFLVRADDPAQSVADLRGKRIGVFTTVSGTLVWSALIKQMHDMNLVDEQGSGSDFEIVVADIQNLSNLLARGEIDACICYPDLSARELRDGAVRPLYDGKSSADLFAELNAPGHDGPMGNVFVARKEWVEEHPKEVSAFLDLWELGLAEWQGHRDEMIERYPQHFAVATPEDIEFMKQYVAEHDWVVDDVRFDQQWADDESSIFDLMRSTGIIGDEIADPQFLPTEGVQQ; encoded by the coding sequence ATGAGGAGGCACACGCAGGTGGCCATGGCACTGGCCGCCGTCGCGACGACGATCTTCACCAGCGGCTGCTCGGCCGGGCTCGGTGGGCCGGCGTCGTCGCGGGCCGCACAGGACGGTGAGATCCGCTTCACGTTCGCGCCGGACCCCATCTGGGACTACATGCACGACACCGGCCTGGTCGACGAGTGGGAGGAGCAGACCGGCTACACCATCGAGACCAGCGCCACCTGGGACGAATTCGGCCTGTTTGCCGGCGGGCACGCAGACATCATCTCCACCGCGTCCTTCGAGGTGCCCTATCTCGAGGAGCAGACGCAGCGCGAGACCGTCATCATCGGCCGCTACAACGCCGAGCGCAGCCGTTTCCTGGTGCGCGCCGATGACCCGGCGCAGTCCGTGGCGGATCTGCGCGGCAAGCGCATCGGCGTGTTCACCACCGTGTCGGGCACCCTGGTGTGGAGCGCGCTGATCAAGCAGATGCACGACATGAACCTCGTCGACGAGCAGGGCTCGGGATCCGACTTCGAGATCGTGGTGGCCGACATCCAGAACCTGTCGAACCTGTTGGCGCGCGGCGAGATCGACGCCTGCATCTGCTATCCGGACCTGTCCGCGCGGGAACTGCGTGACGGCGCCGTGCGCCCGCTCTACGACGGCAAATCCTCGGCCGACCTGTTCGCCGAGCTCAACGCGCCCGGCCACGACGGTCCGATGGGCAACGTCTTCGTCGCCCGCAAGGAGTGGGTGGAAGAACACCCCAAAGAGGTGTCGGCGTTCCTGGACCTGTGGGAGCTCGGCCTGGCCGAGTGGCAGGGTCATCGCGACGAGATGATCGAACGCTACCCCCAGCACTTCGCTGTCGCCACGCCCGAGGACATCGAGTTCATGAAACAGTATGTGGCCGAACATGACTGGGTGGTCGACGACGTGCGCTTCGACCAGCAGTGGGCCGACGACGAGAGCTCGATCTTCGACCTGATGCGCAGCACCGGCATCATCGGCGACGAGATTGCCGATCCCCAGTTCCTCCCCACCGAAGGAGTCCAGCAGTGA
- a CDS encoding helix-turn-helix domain-containing protein — MSTETQHPPLERWLDALAGIGEAVGGDEPVTDLLNRVARTACTLLGYDFCAVFLPDDSRHALTIVGYHGLSPEYVAKVNAQRPILLDESGGEEAPTSVAFRTGDVVALEDIESMPGIGPWGGVAHEQGYRALVSVPLRRGGRVVGALNGYHAQPHHFDHAEISLVNAMATQVAIALGTAQLRASEQNTIRELRRSEEVHTLLTAIALRGEGVGGVAAALAELLGHDVLIEDIYGERLAGGFTEPRPEAAATEVMLDGKVLAHIRIDADAQDLSRLDVRAAEQAAVVTALELLRARTAAEVEQRLRGSLVADLLAAGSDVEALLDRARRLGWDLSGPQHLVALRCAGPRDRLLAAADRVVSRVSPRPLAAIHRDDLVLVWSPTAGDVAVFAAQLMGALVSAGTAAGAVAAVTGAEPPAGLPTLFRTVRGALNVADADAGLIDLREAAIDHLLLQLDDPAALRDFADSTLGPALRYDRENGTELLRTARVLLEQDLDRHATAAQLHLHPNTVAQRVRRLEGLTDLKLAKPRDLLRLTSALTVARIIGLG; from the coding sequence GTGTCCACAGAAACACAGCATCCTCCCCTGGAACGGTGGCTGGACGCCTTGGCCGGCATCGGGGAGGCGGTGGGTGGGGACGAACCCGTCACCGACCTGCTGAACCGCGTCGCCCGCACCGCTTGCACACTGCTGGGCTACGACTTCTGCGCGGTGTTCCTGCCCGACGACAGCCGCCACGCGCTGACCATCGTCGGCTACCACGGCCTGTCCCCCGAGTACGTCGCGAAGGTCAACGCCCAGCGGCCCATCCTGCTCGACGAGTCCGGCGGCGAGGAGGCACCCACCAGCGTCGCGTTCCGCACCGGCGATGTGGTGGCCCTCGAGGACATCGAGTCGATGCCCGGCATCGGCCCGTGGGGCGGGGTGGCCCACGAGCAGGGCTACCGGGCGCTGGTCTCGGTGCCGCTGCGCCGCGGTGGCCGCGTCGTGGGCGCCCTCAACGGCTACCACGCGCAGCCGCACCACTTCGACCACGCCGAGATCAGCCTGGTGAACGCCATGGCCACCCAGGTGGCGATCGCACTGGGCACCGCCCAGCTGCGCGCCAGTGAGCAGAACACCATCCGCGAACTGCGCCGCTCGGAGGAAGTGCACACCCTTCTGACCGCCATCGCGCTGCGGGGAGAAGGGGTGGGTGGTGTCGCCGCGGCGCTGGCCGAGCTGCTGGGTCACGACGTCCTGATCGAGGACATCTACGGCGAGCGATTGGCCGGCGGGTTCACCGAGCCGCGCCCCGAGGCCGCCGCCACCGAGGTGATGCTGGACGGAAAAGTGCTGGCCCACATCCGCATCGACGCCGACGCCCAGGATCTGTCGCGCCTGGATGTGCGCGCGGCCGAGCAGGCCGCGGTGGTCACCGCGCTGGAGCTGCTGCGCGCCCGCACCGCCGCCGAGGTGGAGCAGCGGTTGCGCGGGTCCCTGGTCGCCGACCTGCTGGCCGCCGGCTCCGACGTCGAGGCGCTGCTGGACCGGGCCCGGCGGCTGGGCTGGGATCTGTCGGGACCGCAGCACCTGGTGGCGCTGCGCTGCGCCGGCCCGCGCGACCGGTTACTGGCCGCGGCCGATCGCGTGGTCTCCCGGGTGTCACCGCGGCCACTGGCGGCGATCCACCGCGACGACCTGGTGCTGGTGTGGTCTCCGACCGCAGGCGACGTGGCCGTGTTCGCGGCACAGCTGATGGGGGCGCTGGTGAGCGCGGGCACCGCGGCAGGCGCGGTGGCCGCGGTGACCGGCGCCGAGCCGCCCGCCGGTCTGCCCACCCTGTTCCGCACCGTGCGGGGAGCGTTGAACGTCGCCGACGCGGACGCCGGCCTGATCGATCTGCGCGAGGCCGCCATCGACCATCTGCTGCTACAACTCGACGACCCGGCCGCGCTGCGGGATTTCGCGGATTCCACGCTGGGCCCGGCGCTGCGCTATGACCGCGAGAACGGCACCGAGCTGCTGCGCACCGCCCGGGTGCTGCTGGAGCAGGACCTGGACCGCCACGCCACCGCCGCGCAGCTGCATCTGCATCCCAACACGGTGGCCCAGCGAGTGCGTCGACTCGAAGGGCTGACCGACCTGAAGCTCGCCAAACCCCGTGACCTGCTGCGGCTGACGTCGGCCTTGACCGTCGCGCGCATCATCGGGCTGGGCTGA
- a CDS encoding nitroreductase family deazaflavin-dependent oxidoreductase: MSLSPLEKIGLRLLRVHDVIYQKSGGRIGHRLPGAPPSLLLHSVGAKTGAARVNTLTYATDGGRYLIVASNGGANRYPAWYHNLKAHPDVEINVGTQRFAVHADILLPEHPEYARLWQVVNANNSDRYTNYQQRTDRPIAIIALRPV; this comes from the coding sequence ATGAGTTTGTCGCCCCTGGAGAAGATCGGCCTGCGGCTGTTGCGTGTGCATGACGTGATCTATCAGAAGAGCGGCGGCCGGATCGGGCACCGGCTGCCTGGCGCTCCGCCCAGCCTGCTGCTGCACTCGGTGGGCGCCAAGACCGGCGCGGCGCGGGTGAACACCTTGACCTATGCCACCGACGGCGGGCGGTACCTGATCGTCGCCTCCAACGGCGGCGCCAACAGGTACCCGGCCTGGTACCACAACCTCAAGGCCCACCCCGACGTCGAGATCAACGTCGGGACACAGCGTTTCGCGGTGCACGCCGACATCCTGCTGCCGGAGCACCCGGAGTACGCGCGGCTGTGGCAGGTGGTCAACGCCAACAACTCCGATCGCTACACCAACTACCAGCAGCGCACCGACCGGCCCATCGCGATCATCGCGCTGCGTCCGGTGTAG
- a CDS encoding zinc-dependent alcohol dehydrogenase family protein, producing MDIPEPAPGEILVRVSAVSLNYRDKMVIETGRGLDLRFPFTPGSDLAGTVARVGENVTRFEVGERVISTFTPDWRDGTRGGSARTPSYRTLGGFYPGVLAEYVSLSEEWFVSAPDTVSAEQASTLPCAGVTAWFALVERGRVHAGETVLVEGTGGVSLFGIQIAKAHGARVIVSGSAAKLDRARALGADDVVDRQDPDWVSTIYSLTGDHGADHVLEIVGGAHLGAAVEVAAVGGRIHQIGALEGFEISAPAMPLMLKDVVIHGIGTGHRRALEDLVAAVDRVGMTPTVDQVYPMSELPAALDHLDRGPFGKLVVEVAGGG from the coding sequence GTGGACATTCCCGAGCCGGCACCCGGGGAGATCCTGGTGCGGGTGTCCGCCGTGTCCTTGAACTACCGCGACAAGATGGTCATCGAAACCGGGCGCGGACTGGACCTGCGTTTCCCGTTCACCCCGGGTTCCGACCTGGCGGGAACCGTTGCGCGCGTAGGCGAAAACGTGACGCGCTTCGAGGTCGGTGAGCGGGTGATCTCCACGTTCACCCCCGATTGGCGCGACGGCACCCGCGGCGGAAGCGCCCGCACCCCTTCCTATCGCACCCTCGGGGGTTTCTACCCCGGTGTGCTGGCCGAGTACGTGAGCTTGTCCGAGGAGTGGTTCGTCTCGGCTCCCGACACCGTGTCCGCAGAGCAGGCCAGCACGTTGCCGTGTGCGGGGGTGACCGCCTGGTTCGCACTCGTCGAGCGGGGGCGGGTCCACGCCGGCGAAACAGTCCTGGTGGAGGGCACGGGCGGGGTGTCGTTGTTCGGCATCCAGATCGCCAAGGCCCATGGCGCCCGTGTCATCGTCTCCGGGAGCGCGGCCAAGCTGGACCGGGCGCGGGCCCTGGGCGCCGACGATGTGGTCGACCGGCAGGACCCCGACTGGGTGTCCACCATCTACTCACTCACCGGTGACCACGGCGCCGACCACGTGCTGGAGATCGTCGGTGGCGCGCACCTCGGCGCGGCCGTCGAGGTCGCGGCCGTAGGCGGCAGGATCCATCAGATCGGCGCACTGGAGGGCTTTGAGATCAGCGCACCCGCAATGCCGCTGATGTTGAAAGACGTGGTGATCCACGGCATCGGCACCGGCCACCGCCGCGCACTGGAGGACCTGGTGGCAGCGGTGGACCGGGTCGGCATGACACCGACCGTCGACCAGGTCTACCCGATGTCCGAGCTACCGGCGGCCCTGGATCACCTGGACCGCGGGCCGTTCGGCAAGCTCGTCGTCGAGGTGGCGGGCGGAGGTTAG
- a CDS encoding LLM class flavin-dependent oxidoreductase: MRLSVLDLVPVRSDQTSADALAATVELAQAADELGYTRYWVAEHHNMPAVAATSPPVVLAYLAGQTRQIRLGSGGVMLPNHAPLAVAEQFALLEAAAPGRIDLGLGRAPGSDPVTSMALRGPAGRDDSDIANFPRYLDEVAAMMSATGVRVEMPRQLMRPEYVLKATPAAAGEPRLWLLGSSMYSAHLAAAKGLPYVFAHHFAGQGTEEALATYREEFQPSDLAAEPVTFMTVNASVAPTAEEAHALLLPQLVMMSTLRTGKPLRAVDLVEEAEQMQFTAQESAIIEDGRARAVVGAPAEAAEQVREIAEHFGVDEVMINPVGSAFRGTAAASAPARVATLELLAKELF; encoded by the coding sequence ATGCGGTTATCTGTGCTCGATCTCGTCCCTGTTCGCTCCGACCAGACCTCCGCTGACGCCTTGGCTGCCACGGTGGAACTGGCGCAGGCTGCCGATGAGCTGGGTTACACCCGCTACTGGGTGGCCGAACACCACAACATGCCCGCCGTGGCGGCCACCAGCCCGCCCGTGGTGCTGGCGTATCTGGCCGGTCAGACCCGGCAGATCCGGCTCGGTTCCGGCGGCGTGATGCTGCCCAATCACGCACCGCTGGCCGTCGCGGAGCAGTTCGCGCTGCTGGAGGCCGCGGCCCCCGGGCGCATCGATCTGGGCCTGGGCCGCGCGCCCGGTTCGGATCCGGTGACGTCGATGGCGCTGCGGGGTCCCGCGGGTCGCGACGACTCCGACATCGCCAACTTTCCCCGCTACCTCGACGAGGTGGCCGCCATGATGAGCGCCACCGGCGTCCGGGTGGAGATGCCCCGTCAGCTGATGCGCCCGGAGTACGTCCTCAAGGCCACGCCGGCAGCAGCCGGTGAGCCGCGGCTGTGGCTGCTGGGCTCGTCGATGTACTCGGCGCACCTGGCTGCCGCCAAGGGCCTGCCGTACGTGTTCGCCCACCACTTCGCCGGGCAGGGCACCGAGGAGGCATTGGCGACCTATCGCGAGGAGTTCCAGCCCAGCGACCTGGCGGCCGAGCCGGTGACGTTCATGACGGTCAACGCCTCGGTGGCCCCCACCGCCGAGGAAGCGCACGCCCTGCTGCTGCCGCAGCTGGTGATGATGTCGACGCTGCGGACCGGAAAGCCCTTGCGCGCCGTCGATCTCGTCGAGGAGGCGGAGCAGATGCAGTTCACCGCCCAGGAGAGCGCCATCATCGAAGACGGCCGCGCCCGGGCTGTCGTCGGCGCTCCGGCCGAGGCCGCTGAGCAGGTGCGCGAGATCGCCGAACACTTCGGTGTCGACGAGGTGATGATCAACCCGGTGGGGTCGGCGTTCCGCGGCACCGCCGCTGCCTCCGCCCCGGCACGGGTGGCGACGCTGGAACTGCTTGCCAAGGAACTCTTCTAA